The following nucleotide sequence is from Dunckerocampus dactyliophorus isolate RoL2022-P2 chromosome 7, RoL_Ddac_1.1, whole genome shotgun sequence.
gttgggtgttgtgagaccaggtgaggtcctcgctgatgtgtgtgccaaggaacttgaaggttttcaccctctccacctcagtctcatcaataaacaggggtctgtgcggctccttttcccttgttcttgggtcgatgatcatctctttagtcttatctgtattgagaaggagattgttatcacgacaccaagctatgaggtccgccacctctcttctgtatgatgtttcaacaccaccagtgatcagtccgatgactgtagtgtcatctgcaaatttaatgatgctggtgttgttctgggaggccacgcaatcgtaggtgaagagcgtgtagaggagtggactcagcacacacccctgtggggtcccagtgctcacaattcttgagctggatgtgcggttgtggactctgactgactggggcctgcctgtgagaaagttaaacacccagttacagagggagggagacaggccaagtgtgaggagcttatctgtgagtttgtgggggctgactgtattgaatgcagagctatagtctataaatagcattctgacgtatgtgtcctggccctgtaggtgagaaagggctgtgtggatggcagtgttgactgcatcatccgtggaccggttctggcgatatgcaaactgtagagggtccacggttgccgccgggatgctctttttgatgtgggtcatgactaatctttcaaagcacttcataacaataggagtgagtgctatagggcgatagtcattcaagcaggtcacgttgctcttcttgggtacgggcactatggtggtggacttaaagcaggtcggtacagatgcttgtgcaagcgacaggttaaatatgtcagcaagcacatcagctagctctgatgagcaaacccgaagtgcacgtcctgagatgttgtctggccctgctgcttttcgtgggtttgttttgtttagaaccctgcgcacatcagctgatgtcaccatgagaggtgagtcctgtgtgctccccaggttcagccaccctctctgctcatcaggagtttgggtatcaaagcgggcatagaactcattcaactcatcaggaagtgtggtttggctggacgtggctacgctactctgctgtcgatagtctgtgatgtgctggagccccgcccacatgcgccgagggtctgaggtggaatagtagccctccagcttctgtctgtactgcctcttggcctcccgtatggacctcctcaggtcatatctggcctttttgtagtcatcagcggtgcccatgacaaatgcagtcgaacgagcacgtagcttagcccttacatcacagttcatccactgtttttggttagggtattttctgtaatacttggtggtggtaacagtctctatgcatgtgctaatgtagccagtaacagcagaagcatattcatccaaatcaacagtacaatcttccctccccgctgcagttttaaacacatcccagtttgtgcagccaaagcagtcctgaagtacttgatcagtttcttcattccatactttaactgctgtacgtacagggggagcttttttaagaagttgtctgtatgttggataaaggaatatagagatgtggtcagcctttccaaagtggggtcttggaacagccttcaaagcacctttcatgttgcagtagacttggtccaggatgttattttcccttgtgggaaagctcacatgctggtaatatttggggaggacagtcctgaggttacagtggttgaaatcgccagatataataaatacagcgtctgggtgtttggtctcgtgtttatcaatgatgtcatgcaggaggcctagtgcattagcagtgttagctcgtggtgggatgtaaacagcagttaaatacacagcgctaaactcacgaggcaaataaaaaggtctgcatttcaccatcagcagctcaatgtcctgcgagcagtgcttttccatcgtctgtacgtctgtgcaccaccgtttgtttacgtaaacacagacgccgccacctctgtgtttaccagacgctaaagtccgatctccccggtaagcagcaaatgattccaactggatcgccgagtccggtatatcctccgtcagccaggtttctgtgaaggtgaggacacagcattccctgatctcacgttgagctgtaatccttgctcgtagttcgtccatcttgttttcaagagagcggacgttggctagcagcaggcttggtagcggtggcctcgtcgctctagcttttagcctagcatgcaggccggctcgcttgcctcgtttacgcctcggatgctttgctcgccgggtattcagctcaccaggtccgcaggctgctgcgttctcccggcgcagaagaaaggcacagaaaggcaaagaaagaaacacacaagcacctggCAAGCACAGCCGGGTGCTACAATTTCACCGGCCgactggctgtccgtcaagacacgggacgatcctcggcccaaatgaaggttgtaactggtgccaagtgcagtccaataaccatgaGACAGTATCTGTGAGAGAACAAAATTGAacaaaaattgttttcaaaggcctcgtctccttcaacggcacaaaattgcccattcgtaatttgcacgagagcaccaaacatggaacaTTCAAAGGGGGAAGAAAGTTtaattctctgatgagaaaaaaatgtaaccttgacggtcctgatggtttccaacgttactggcatgacaaggagatcccacctgagatgttttccacacggcagagcggatctggggtgctttttccttcaatagaACAATGCAGCTTCacgttgtgcaggggcgtcgaATGGcaaatggctatgtggagatgttgcaaggggcatccctcatgactgaaagccttcgtctgtgtggtaatgactggctttttcaacaggacaacgctgcagttcacaatgcccacctgacaaaggacttcttccagggaaataacctcactcttttggaccatcctgagtgttcccctgatctaaacccAATTGCGAACATTTggtgatggatggcaagggaagtttacaaaaatggacatcagttccagacagtggatgcccttcctgaagccatcttcaccacctggagtaacattcccaccagcctcctggaaacactggcaacaAGCATGCAAAGCATTTTTTGAGGTGATTGAAAAGAAGGGTGCATCTGCTCATTACTGAgttcttttttgaacattttatttctattttaggaggggggttcagttttttttttagctatggtcttaaagttttcatcagctgatgaacagcctatttcagtttaatggttagcatgggttagcatgctggccacacagtcaggagatcgggaagaactgggttcgaatctcttggagtttgcatgttctccccgtgcgtgcgtgtgttttctctgggtactccagtttcctctctaattccaaaaacatgcatgttaagttgattggagactctaaattgaatgaatgaatgaatgtcagcgtgaatggttgtttgtctatatgtaccctgtgattggctggcaaccagtccagggtgtaccccgcctgtcgcccaaagtcagcttggataggctccagcatactcacaACCTTAGTGTGGATAAGCATAGAAGATGTAtggatggttgtttgcaataaaatgtttactcaaaaatgtttttgtcccactcccatttcttctcttTTGCATCTGAAGCTCTGCttagtacaaaatgtaaattcttgcaatttttcaactggtctaaaaattttgatcaggagtgtagcgTGAAACCGCAAAATTCGAAAGGCAAAATCGTGAGGCATCACTGGCTCAGACCGTAATATTACCACTGATGAGTGTGTAACGCACATGAGTTTCacacaacatttttaaagcgcatgcggATGTAGATGTagctaaagctgctggatgctgaccattcATGATACAATGCATCCTACTCCCATTTTGTAGATGTAAAAAAGTACATCGGGAGGTTGCCTCCACCCACAGTGGttcatgccaatgttttttgatcTAGCACAAATTTGAGTTTATTTACTTTGTAGACTGTGCACCCGGTGCAACAACCGTtggctacaaaaaaaatcatccttAACTAAAGGTAGCACGGTTCGGCTGCAGAACACCAAAACCACAAATACCCCTTCGACCTCCTAAAGATTTTGTCATACTTACGGTTAAAAATGACACCTTAGCTACAGCCGTCCTGCATTCCAAAAACGCCCGCATTCCGACCTGTGTGTTTTTATAGCTCAATCTGTGGGAATGCCAGTAAAATATCAACGCAAACAAATCTCCTTGTTAAAGTGGTTCATATCTTTCTGGAAACAATTTATTTCCTTTTATGTGATGCTGTCGACAAAATGACCTAATTTCTCTTGTGTGCCTTTCTCCACAGTTAGTGGCGAGGCGCTGCCATCTTGCCCCAAAGGTTGCGAGCGTTGCTCCGACTACAACGGCTGCATCAAGTGCCAGCCCAAACTCTTCATCTACTTGGAGCGCAATGACATCCGTCAAGTGGGCGTGTGCCTGGCCTCCTGCCCCATGGGATACTTTGGCATGAGGAACCCGGAAGGCAACAACAGATGTACCCGTGAGGTTTTACTTTACTGTGTGTTGCCAGTAATTCAGTAAATCTAGTGGGTTTATTCATCAAATGTCATATTGTTATTATAAGAAACCCTCCGTTTATCTTTAAAAAGTTTGTTATGAAGGCAGCATTCCCATACTTTGTAGCAGAGGAGAGCCAGCATCCTCAGTCTGTAGTCTGGTTCTGCTTATGTCTGGGCAAGCAGCAGAGGACTGGAACAATACCATGAACCAAAACGCATTGTGGTTTTGAAGATGGTGTCTGTGTTTTTCAATTTGGCCATCACATGCAGGGATTTGCCAAGGCACAATCCATGTTGGTTTTACTGTTAATTATGAGTGGTACTTGTTATTCTTATGACTCTTATTATCAtcgccatcatcatcattattattattattagtggtaACAGTAGtggtattatgattattattattaacaatcagtgttatttatttactttttttgtttgttttttattttagaataaTGATGATTATAAGAATAGTATGACGAATAtgattaataatagtaatatgagGATTTTTTATTACTTCAGTGTTTTCTGCCATCCATCATTacgttaaaaataattttaattgtcatttttattgtcattttttttgtatttcttatgTATCAACAAGGTTTCCATGATTATTATCTCCTTTCTGTGCTGATTGGCTGAGAGAAATCACACGGTTCTGCTGCCCTACAGTGAGGAAATATGGTTCCTCCTTCAATAAGGGTCTAAATATGTGCAGTAGGACAtgtttcattgtcatttttagtTCAAATGAATGTTGATGTATGAGTTCATCTAAATAGTCTCTTCGTACATTGACCAGGTGTTGTCATGAATTTACTATCAGCAGCTTACATACATTTTAGTCTGTAATAACAGGGAATACGGGGAATTTGAAAAATATGACTCTAGAATTACAAACTCATTTAGATAGTGTTTAACATTTATAAAACCAGATTCTTCCCTAAGGGGACTATTTGTAACATTTAATGTctctaatgtgtttatttaaccTCATATGTCTTTGTTAATTAGAGACGACACTGGGGGTTTACTTTCACATGGGAATGAGTTTAGAATTTAAATttcaacaaatgtttttttttgggtgggtgggggtaTGTTTAGATCCTCTGTCATTCTGGCAAGGAACCACACGCAGTCGATGCTCTTTTAGGTCTGCACACGAAAACGATGCCAAGAAAACTGCCAACTGGCACAGAAAAGGCAACAGATTCCCGACTTGAGCTGCTGTTTTTCTggaaaacaacagcacattCCGATATTAACACCATAATAAGGGAACTACCTCTCCTCTGGCGTGTATACCTCCATACCTCACCCACTCAAGTGATGTTTTAAATTAGACAAATGTCAACAAGTTGTTTGTGGAAAGAGTTGGACACACTGTCTCTGCTCGTTcacaccaaaaaacaaacacgtgTGTCGCACATGTTCTTAGGGGGCTGTAACTCATTGAAGTGTTGCTCACTAACTAAACGGTCAAAGCTGCTTTTAGCTGCCAGTGAGTTCAAATGGTGGATGAGTGACATCATGTCATCCACTTTCTCGTCTTTGTGTCTTCCAGAATGTAAGATAGACAACTGCGACGCGTGCTTCAACCGCAATTTTTGCACAAAATGTAAGGAGGGCTTGTACTCGCATAGCGGCCGATGTTACGTCAGCTGCCCAGCTGGCCAGCGCACCGCCAACGACACCATGGAATGTGTGGGTGAGGCACCTATGACTTTTAAACATTATCCACTGCATCACACTTACTGCACAAGGAGCATTTACATGAGGTAAGCCGTGTTGCGCTTGAATATGCCCCACGTGGCGCCCCACCATTCACGAGTGGGGGTCCCATTTGTCATGAGGCATAGCGCACCAAGTCAGCCTGAGGCTGATTGACATTACTCACCTGACAGTTAGTGATGGTGTAATGAACCAGCTGCTGCCCCTTAAGGCAGAGTTTGTGGGTTTGATCCCAGCCCCagacatgtttttaaattagTTATTTTGTAGTAAAGATAATGTATTAaacaatttgtttcccatgtTGTCGTACTACTCCAAAGCATGCATCTAACGAAATTCTGCTTAGGGTCTCCAATTTGGCCAGGGATGGCCCTGAGTACGCTTGACATCTAAAGTCTGTATTGCCGCGTTCAAGCGTGGTATACCTTCTGTGGGCCTTGCATGGTTACTCAGGCATGAGCACGCCATACTTGTCAGCCTTCCTGCTTCTTCCCAGGAATTTTATTTCCGTAAATTCAAACTAAATTATTGCAAAATACAAGTGCTGTCCACTGTTGGCAAGTATGGACGAGCGACTGCATGAGCTCTCAACCTGGACGCGTCACATAATGAAAGTCATCGATGCTCCTGCCAATGATGACAAGTAATCCACAAGGTCAGGAAAGTTGCAGTAATGCATGGTTTTATGATGAAGTGATGCCGCATATACTGTCATTGTGCTGAAGTCCAAAAAATGCTGGTTTTCCTGGGGTGGTGGGAAAAAAGCAAGTATGTGTCTTTAAATAAAGGTATCTCTTGATGAGCGACTTCCTGCCAACTCTCCCGATCCATTGTCCACTGTGTGGGGCAGTTGCCAAAGGAAACAGGAGACTCTAATAAACAAGAAAAATCAGAGCAATTGTGTTTGCTTGCTAGCTCAATTGCCAGTCGTGAAGTGCAATGTGAAACTAAACTTGAATAGCCGTGTTTATTTGCCATGAATGCATTTCTAACGCCAATTACTCATTGCCTTTTATGGCTATTTTCCATGCAGAATGCGAAATGGCCGAGTGGAGCCAGTGGGGGTCATGCACCAAGAAGAACAAAACATGCGGCTTTAAAAAAGGGACGCAGTCTCGGGTGCGGCACCCTGTCACCCGCTCGTCTGGGACTCCTTCTCAGAGGTGTGCAGCGCAGACTGAGAGGAGGAAatgcacggtggccaagacgCCCTGTGTGAGAGGTGAACACACGTTCCACACAATAGCAACTTGCAgaacagtgattcccaaccacggTGCCCGTGAATAATTCATTTCAACTAACTGGTCAGAAAATTCtaacttctttctttctttgttcaTCTATCTCTGCCGGTAACGTATAGTGACAGGCGGAAcaattaaatgctcttccactaaatggcagaaggtacataaTTAACCGGTGTATCCACGCCTTTCCATTCACACAGCAGAATAAGTCATGGCACGCTTGGTTTTCTCATGTAACGTATGTGCCTTGGCAACATAAAGGTTTTGAAACACTGTTGTAGACCATTGTATACATTCAGTACACCTACACAAGCTAATGCAATGCAGAGGATTTCTagtattttggttaccttatttagctgctttagtatgatgcagtgcagttgtacaacctcaacaataaacatattgttcaatgaACTCCTCTCTGAAGTGAGCTTGAGTTCCCACTCGTGAGTCATTGACCGGCTGTGTGCTGATTGGGTTTGGTTTGGCCGAGCTTGCCAAGAGGATTCCGACTCTCTTGATTTCTCGGTGTGTAAACAATAAACTCAGTGGATTGCGCCAAAAAACTTGAGGAAAGCAAAGCTGGACACCAATCATCGCGAGAGAGGACACTGAGTCGTCTCGGTTGCGTACCTGCCATTTATCGTCCATATTCACCCGTTATCAGCCTTGCTTGCAGACTAGTCATACCTGTCAGCACTCCCGTTTTGCTCTGGATACTTGcgtattttgcccttcattCGCATTGGCTTCACGTTTTGTTTTGTATAAACCTGCAGCACTGCTTGGATCGTGGATTTATTGGTTTGCGAGCCTCAATGGGCGACGCTTTCAAAGAGATACATATTTGGCAGATTTGTCTGGTACAACGCTTAATGCTAATCATAAAACACATCTGGAAAATCAACAGAGTGTGGCATAAACAGGCTTTAAAGCTTTCATCTGAGCGATTTAGGGGGACAACAATCAAATATTGCACAAATGCTAACGACTAGAGTGATGTCGCAACATCTTTGCATGCATAAACAAAAATAGGTGTTTGCATCATCGGCACAACAAGCAACGACATTTACATTTAAGGACATGGCTCGATTCATTCTGTTTccagtatgattttttttttttttacaaatgataCTGCCAtctatattatacagtattatactaCATGATATTATGTAATAAAGAGAGTTCACTGGTTCAGCACCGAGATGCTACATAGAACAACagcgaacagagtgagacctcttgtcagtcatacagtcgctttgtctctgtgggggaggcggggccgctagcatacacacggcaaaagattcaagattcaagattcaagattcaagagagttttattgtcatgtgcatagtaaaacagcagttataccatgcaatgaaaatcttattctgttcattctcaaAAGAGTGGTAATCAATACCGGTGAAaggccagcatttcaagaaatgctgcaaatgattgacagacagtacaaattgactgtgagaaaatacatgtcacaaattccgcaactttacagCGCAAAAGATGACATATGAAAGGAAATTTtccattattataatatattattattattatatattatcataacagtggtttagttggtctcaaaaaatgttgacaacaaTATCGTTTAGAgtcaatttgtaggacaataaacatttaaaaaagcaatTGTCCAATCATAtgttttcattgcacttttcttaaaatgtatgtaaaaatctcgtcttgtcttgtCCTgctctcgtggacccaatctcgtgcgtCGTCTCATCCTGTGAGTTGGGTGTTTTGTGACACCTCTATTATCCTCTGATTGGTTTGTATTGTGTTTTCTTATTTCGAGTACGCACACAGGAAGGGACTTGAAGTAAGCGGGCTCAGATTCAAATCAGTAAGACTCCAGTGTCAATGCAGGCATCTGCGTTTTAcgctggttaacttctttttacacttgtgtgacacacGAGAACGTTAAGAAAACGTGATGTAGCAAAGTGAGACT
It contains:
- the rspo1 gene encoding R-spondin-1, with the translated sequence MQLGLVALAMFFLSSMCHADVVKHSKARRQRRVSGEALPSCPKGCERCSDYNGCIKCQPKLFIYLERNDIRQVGVCLASCPMGYFGMRNPEGNNRCTQCKIDNCDACFNRNFCTKCKEGLYSHSGRCYVSCPAGQRTANDTMECVECEMAEWSQWGSCTKKNKTCGFKKGTQSRVRHPVTRSSGTPSQRCAAQTERRKCTVAKTPCVRDKKNQGRARGNTPGGDVKKSSRGDGARSSKGQSRTTVIPNITSSSVT